A section of the Rhizobium sp. SSA_523 genome encodes:
- a CDS encoding esterase family protein — translation MKREYLRWFSPRLHREMELLIFGEAGAKVLVFPTRDGRFFEYEQLGLVASLEEKIRSRHLQLFCIEGLARESFYCDWRRPFERLSRHAVFEDYVLNEVLPLMQARNGHDCTIAHGCSLGAFQAASIALRHPHLFCKLAAFSGRYDLTLPVEHFGDLLDGHYDEDVYFRMPTHFLPNLGPSAQLEALRRLDIVLVIGADDPFLDNNRHLSHLLSQKAIPHRLHVWDGRAHQGAAWRRMAPLYI, via the coding sequence ATGAAGCGGGAATATCTGCGCTGGTTCAGTCCCCGGCTCCATCGTGAGATGGAGCTTCTGATTTTCGGGGAGGCCGGTGCCAAGGTTCTTGTTTTCCCGACCCGCGACGGCCGGTTTTTCGAATATGAGCAACTGGGGCTGGTGGCCAGCCTGGAGGAGAAGATCAGGTCGCGGCATTTGCAGCTGTTCTGCATTGAAGGCCTGGCCCGGGAAAGTTTCTACTGCGACTGGCGCAGACCTTTCGAGCGCCTCAGCCGGCACGCCGTGTTCGAGGATTATGTGCTGAACGAGGTCCTGCCGCTGATGCAGGCGCGCAATGGCCATGACTGCACCATTGCGCATGGTTGCAGCCTCGGCGCCTTCCAGGCGGCCAGCATCGCGCTTCGCCACCCGCATCTGTTCTGCAAACTCGCCGCCTTTTCCGGCCGCTACGACCTGACCCTGCCGGTGGAGCATTTCGGCGACCTGCTGGATGGCCATTACGATGAGGATGTCTATTTCCGCATGCCGACGCATTTTTTGCCCAATCTCGGGCCGTCGGCGCAGCTCGAGGCGCTGCGGCGCCTGGATATCGTGCTCGTCATTGGCGCCGACGATCCCTTCCTCGACAATAACCGGCATCTGAGCCACCTGCTGTCGCAAAAGGCGATCCCGCACCGGTTGCATGTCTGGGATGGCCGGGCGCATCAGGGCGCTGCCTGGCGGCGCATGGCGCCGCTTTACATCTGA
- a CDS encoding acetylxylan esterase, with the protein MPIPADHPFDFDPSYGMAQADLEALTAPEAPPGFDPFWQERYRRALAVDPQPVRRPSSLSDPRWLVEEVRFTSTDEVQIEGWLLTPKQGPVRRGIVVGHGYGGREAPDFDYPVSDAALFFLCFRGLGKSRHPRISADPLWHVLHSIDDPSRYVIGGCVEDLWLAVTTLGALLPDVRDRIGYSGISFGGGIGALAIPFDPRIDRGFLEVPTFGNRPLWLTLPTTGSAAAVQVYRKRHPEVDEALRLYDAATAAARIAVPMLTAVALFDPAVAPPCQFSIANTLSSSRFNQTFILDAGHFDYPGSASQQNRLAKTVRQFFGAP; encoded by the coding sequence ATGCCCATTCCCGCCGATCACCCTTTCGATTTCGATCCGAGCTATGGCATGGCCCAGGCCGACCTTGAGGCGCTGACGGCACCGGAGGCACCACCCGGCTTCGACCCATTCTGGCAGGAGCGTTATCGCCGCGCGCTGGCGGTTGATCCGCAGCCGGTTCGTCGGCCATCGTCTCTGTCAGATCCGCGCTGGCTGGTGGAGGAGGTGCGGTTCACCTCGACGGATGAGGTGCAGATCGAAGGCTGGCTGCTGACGCCGAAACAGGGGCCGGTGCGCCGCGGGATCGTGGTCGGCCATGGATATGGTGGGCGCGAGGCACCGGATTTCGACTATCCGGTCAGCGATGCGGCACTGTTCTTCCTGTGCTTTCGCGGCCTCGGCAAGAGCCGCCATCCTCGCATTTCAGCCGATCCGCTGTGGCATGTGCTGCATTCGATCGACGATCCGTCCCGATATGTGATCGGCGGCTGCGTCGAGGATCTCTGGCTTGCGGTGACTACGCTCGGCGCGCTTCTTCCGGATGTCCGGGACCGTATCGGCTATAGCGGCATCAGCTTCGGCGGCGGGATCGGCGCCCTTGCCATTCCCTTCGATCCCCGCATCGATCGCGGCTTCCTGGAAGTGCCCACCTTCGGCAACCGGCCGCTTTGGCTCACGCTTCCGACGACAGGCAGCGCCGCCGCCGTGCAGGTCTATCGCAAGCGCCATCCGGAGGTCGACGAGGCGTTGCGGCTTTACGATGCCGCCACGGCGGCTGCCCGCATTGCCGTGCCGATGCTGACGGCGGTTGCGCTCTTCGATCCGGCAGTGGCGCCACCCTGCCAGTTCTCGATCGCCAATACGCTTTCGTCATCGAGATTTAATCAAACTTTCATCCTCGACGCCGGTCACTTCGATTATCCTGGCTCCGCGTCGCAACAGAACCGTCTCGCCAAGACGGTAAGGCAGTTTTTCGGAGCGCCATGA
- a CDS encoding ATP-dependent Clp protease proteolytic subunit, whose protein sequence is MLDENEDDKTKELPLGKETEANLFKSRSIFIYGGITMELAQKVCTQLVALAAASDEDIRIYVNSPGGHVESGDSIHDMIKFIKPKVWIIGTGWVASAGALIYVSVPKERRLCLPNTRFLLHQPSGGTRGMASDIEIQAKEIIKMNKRLIKIFAKATGQTEEKIAKDIDRDYWLSAEDAVPYGLVSKIIESQSEIG, encoded by the coding sequence ATGCTTGATGAGAATGAAGACGACAAGACGAAGGAATTGCCACTGGGTAAGGAAACGGAGGCGAACCTTTTCAAGTCGCGTTCGATCTTCATCTATGGCGGCATCACGATGGAGCTGGCACAGAAGGTCTGCACGCAGCTGGTGGCACTTGCCGCTGCATCCGACGAGGATATCCGCATCTATGTGAACTCGCCGGGCGGCCATGTCGAATCGGGTGATTCCATTCACGACATGATCAAGTTCATCAAGCCGAAGGTCTGGATCATCGGCACCGGCTGGGTCGCCTCGGCCGGCGCGCTGATCTATGTCTCGGTGCCGAAAGAGCGGCGCCTTTGCCTGCCCAATACCCGCTTCCTGCTGCACCAGCCCTCCGGCGGCACGCGCGGCATGGCATCGGATATCGAGATCCAGGCCAAGGAAATCATCAAGATGAACAAGCGCCTGATCAAGATCTTCGCCAAGGCCACGGGCCAGACGGAAGAGAAGATCGCCAAGGATATCGACCGCGACTACTGGCTTTCGGCCGAAGACGCCGTGCCTTACGGCCTCGTCTCGAAGATCATCGAGAGCCAGTCGGAAATCGGCTGA
- a CDS encoding HupE/UreJ family protein, translating into MFKRLSLTAGLFALASAPAFAHLDPLAHGSFAAGLSHPVFGADHVLAMIAVGLWAAQISAEPGRRSAMWIVPLAFVGTMALGFALALLGLPLPFVEPAILASVIGLGLLVSLAVRLPVAGSAAIVAVFALFHGYAHGGELGGAGALAFGIGFVTATAFLHLAGLGLGLLVSRSAPALSRVLGAIAALAGVSLAFGG; encoded by the coding sequence ATGTTCAAACGCCTTTCGCTCACCGCCGGTCTTTTTGCTCTTGCAAGCGCACCGGCCTTCGCTCATCTCGACCCTCTGGCGCATGGGTCGTTCGCCGCCGGCCTCTCCCATCCGGTCTTCGGCGCCGACCATGTGCTGGCAATGATCGCCGTCGGCCTGTGGGCCGCCCAGATCTCCGCGGAACCGGGGCGCCGATCGGCGATGTGGATCGTACCGCTCGCCTTCGTGGGCACCATGGCGCTCGGTTTCGCGCTGGCACTGCTTGGCCTTCCCCTGCCCTTCGTCGAGCCCGCCATCCTCGCCTCGGTGATCGGGCTTGGCCTGCTGGTCAGCCTTGCCGTGCGCCTGCCGGTGGCCGGATCGGCAGCGATCGTCGCGGTCTTCGCCCTCTTCCATGGTTATGCGCATGGTGGCGAACTGGGCGGCGCCGGCGCCCTTGCCTTTGGCATCGGTTTCGTGACCGCCACCGCCTTCCTGCATCTTGCCGGCTTGGGCCTTGGCCTGCTGGTCAGCCGCAGCGCTCCAGCCCTGTCGCGCGTGCTCGGCGCGATTGCGGCGCTCGCCGGCGTTTCGCTCGCTTTCGGCGGCTGA
- a CDS encoding DUF2076 family protein, whose product MSPEERQLLTSLFDRVQGAAASPRDPQAEQLIAEAVRTQPAAPYYLAQAVIVQEKGLEAAAQRIGALETQISDLEMRLQALQAQAEADDNALARPEERGFLSSIFGSSQPPRAASPQPGPTQAARPGQSQSGPWGAAPGAAPSAPPVQQSGTFSLGQQAAGPWSQPMRTPSTGSSFLTGALGTAAGVAGGMLLANSLSGIFGHHMAGLGLGAPFSEGFGNGPVEETIINNVYGDAANDPPQIDAGNNQPDPTEPGSETDAGPDVGLQQADLDDGDGGWSGDFGGSGDDTV is encoded by the coding sequence ATGTCGCCGGAAGAACGCCAATTGTTGACCTCCCTGTTCGATCGTGTCCAGGGCGCAGCCGCAAGTCCGCGAGACCCGCAGGCGGAACAGCTGATCGCCGAAGCGGTCAGGACGCAACCGGCGGCGCCTTATTACCTGGCGCAGGCGGTGATCGTGCAGGAAAAAGGGCTGGAGGCTGCCGCGCAGCGCATCGGCGCCCTCGAAACCCAGATTAGCGACCTAGAAATGCGCCTGCAGGCGCTTCAGGCCCAGGCGGAGGCCGATGACAATGCCCTGGCCCGGCCGGAGGAGCGCGGCTTCCTCAGCTCGATCTTCGGCTCCAGCCAGCCGCCGCGCGCCGCGTCGCCGCAGCCCGGCCCTACGCAAGCGGCCCGCCCGGGGCAATCGCAATCCGGCCCATGGGGGGCGGCTCCCGGCGCCGCTCCGTCTGCCCCGCCAGTCCAGCAATCCGGAACCTTTTCCCTTGGCCAGCAGGCGGCGGGACCCTGGTCGCAGCCCATGCGCACCCCCTCCACCGGCAGCAGCTTCCTTACCGGCGCTCTCGGCACCGCTGCCGGCGTGGCGGGCGGCATGCTGCTGGCCAATTCGCTCAGCGGCATATTCGGCCACCATATGGCCGGCCTCGGTCTGGGCGCGCCCTTCAGCGAAGGCTTCGGCAATGGGCCGGTCGAGGAGACGATCATCAACAATGTCTACGGCGATGCCGCCAATGATCCGCCGCAGATCGACGCCGGCAACAACCAGCCGGACCCGACCGAGCCCGGCTCGGAGACCGATGCGGGCCCGGATGTCGGCCTGCAGCAGGCCGATCTCGATGATGGCGATGGCGGGTGGTCCGGGGATTTCGGCGGCTCCGGCGACGATACCGTCTGA
- a CDS encoding extensin family protein has product MRSIIWLSAAVIVTMGASLPAQGPRPMQKPAEEEVQDKAPAPQPPSQNDSESGAGTGIETGTGTGTGTGTGTGTGTGTETGAGPQNPSTVQGQETLPDAGAAPIPSPSPEAPPTAEPGTPLPKPVPEPLPDVAPAKPDDKPAAKPHAKPDAAQTGKPEDGAGTPAAKDGAAATEAAEPEKPPRNVIAEDPQRLAACMADLTAIGATFETLPPVEDEEGACGIEKPIALKEALPGLPLSETTTLRCEAALALSHWLKNVVQPMASLTAPGQRVTRVNNAPGYTCRKRNGAETGKISEHARGNAIDIISLDMDKGETISMTPKTEDSTVTGAFQRTVTSGACLYFSTVLSPGSDATHQDHLHLDVMARDGGYRYCR; this is encoded by the coding sequence ATGCGATCGATAATCTGGCTGAGTGCAGCCGTGATCGTGACCATGGGGGCGAGCCTGCCGGCGCAGGGACCGCGCCCGATGCAGAAACCGGCCGAAGAAGAGGTACAGGACAAGGCGCCTGCCCCGCAGCCGCCGTCACAGAATGATTCAGAAAGCGGAGCCGGAACTGGCATAGAGACTGGGACTGGGACTGGGACTGGGACTGGGACTGGAACCGGGACTGGGACCGGCACAGAGACCGGAGCCGGGCCGCAGAACCCCTCGACGGTTCAGGGACAGGAGACGCTGCCGGATGCCGGGGCCGCGCCGATCCCGAGCCCCTCGCCGGAAGCGCCTCCGACTGCCGAACCCGGCACGCCGCTGCCGAAACCTGTTCCCGAGCCGCTGCCGGACGTTGCTCCCGCCAAGCCGGATGACAAGCCAGCCGCCAAACCGCACGCAAAGCCGGATGCGGCGCAAACCGGCAAGCCGGAAGACGGGGCCGGCACGCCGGCCGCGAAAGACGGAGCCGCCGCGACTGAGGCGGCAGAGCCCGAAAAGCCGCCACGCAATGTGATCGCCGAGGACCCGCAGCGGCTGGCGGCCTGTATGGCCGATCTGACGGCGATCGGCGCCACATTCGAAACCCTGCCGCCGGTCGAGGATGAGGAAGGCGCTTGCGGCATAGAGAAGCCGATCGCGCTGAAGGAAGCCTTGCCCGGCCTGCCTCTGTCGGAAACAACGACGCTTCGCTGCGAGGCGGCGCTTGCCCTGTCGCATTGGCTGAAAAATGTCGTGCAGCCCATGGCATCGCTGACCGCGCCGGGCCAGCGTGTGACCCGCGTGAACAATGCGCCGGGCTATACCTGCCGCAAGCGCAATGGTGCCGAGACGGGCAAGATTTCCGAGCATGCGCGCGGAAACGCGATCGACATCATCAGCCTCGACATGGACAAGGGCGAGACGATCTCGATGACGCCGAAGACGGAGGATTCAACGGTGACCGGCGCCTTCCAGCGCACCGTGACGTCCGGAGCCTGCCTGTATTTCTCCACGGTGCTTTCACCCGGCAGCGATGCCACCCATCAGGATCATCTGCATCTCGACGTGATGGCGCGCGACGGCGGCTATCGCTACTGCCGCTGA
- a CDS encoding diguanylate cyclase gives MKSRNTYSEPDLAPLRWFVATQDDATPEVRARLRDTLVAGAVVVIPANINCVILAFLGYLRSGNAIFLSFILLNLLAMGLRFLLPSRQDRRLAIDAAMLSGLLWAMATAGTTALAMLGNDLPLILIVVASAFASCAGIITYNYAAPRYAFLQLVLIEASFKIPFCARFPDFTVLLAVQWLVVSVVVLAVMRNLRKTTVTAIQAGVESRQQAINDPLTGLLNRRGLQEAAVAMLSHQRPLVLLYLDLDGFKAINDDLGHAAGDELLCQLSARLREAVPDAAVCRLGGDEFLVLASISTRTMAAHMAATLIAVVSAPYVINDRLSSVGISIGISRVGSEETDLVPATGRADRALYRAKTAGKGCYVFDDDPDLGHRGMIA, from the coding sequence ATGAAGAGCAGAAACACGTATAGCGAACCAGATCTGGCGCCGCTTCGGTGGTTCGTGGCGACGCAGGACGATGCCACGCCGGAGGTGCGCGCAAGGCTCCGCGACACGCTGGTCGCGGGGGCGGTCGTCGTCATTCCCGCCAACATCAATTGCGTCATCCTGGCTTTCCTCGGCTATCTGCGCTCGGGAAACGCCATCTTCTTGAGTTTCATCCTCCTCAACCTTCTGGCCATGGGCCTGCGTTTCCTGCTGCCATCGCGGCAGGATCGGCGCCTGGCCATTGATGCCGCCATGCTGAGCGGCCTTCTGTGGGCCATGGCCACGGCTGGAACCACCGCGCTTGCCATGCTCGGCAACGACCTGCCATTGATCCTGATCGTGGTCGCCTCCGCCTTTGCCTCCTGCGCCGGCATCATCACCTATAATTACGCCGCGCCGCGTTACGCCTTTCTGCAGCTGGTCCTGATCGAGGCATCCTTCAAGATTCCCTTCTGCGCCCGCTTTCCGGATTTCACCGTACTGCTGGCCGTTCAGTGGCTGGTTGTGTCCGTCGTCGTGCTGGCGGTCATGCGCAACCTGCGCAAGACGACGGTGACGGCGATCCAGGCGGGTGTCGAAAGCCGCCAGCAGGCGATCAACGATCCGCTGACGGGGCTCCTCAATCGTCGGGGGCTGCAGGAGGCGGCAGTGGCAATGCTGTCGCATCAGCGGCCGCTGGTGCTGCTCTATCTGGATCTCGATGGGTTCAAGGCGATCAATGACGATCTTGGCCATGCGGCGGGCGATGAGCTTCTGTGTCAGCTTTCGGCGCGGTTGCGCGAGGCCGTTCCAGACGCCGCGGTCTGTCGGCTGGGGGGCGACGAGTTCCTGGTGCTGGCCTCGATTTCCACGCGAACCATGGCCGCCCATATGGCCGCCACGCTCATTGCCGTGGTTTCAGCCCCTTACGTCATCAATGACAGGCTTTCGAGCGTCGGAATCAGCATCGGCATATCCCGCGTCGGCAGCGAGGAGACCGATCTCGTGCCCGCCACCGGACGCGCAGACCGCGCCCTCTACCGGGCCAAGACGGCAGGCAAGGGCTGCTACGTCTTCGACGACGATCCCGATCTCGGCCATCGGGGCATGATCGCCTGA
- a CDS encoding formate--tetrahydrofolate ligase, producing MGRQPSDIEIARQAHKKPIQEIGHRLGLSAEDLIPYGHDKAKITPAFIRSLAGRPDGRLILVTAINPTPAGEGKTTTTVGLGDGLNRIGKRAMVCLREPSLGPCFGVKGGAAGGGYAQIVPMDDINLHFTGDFHAITSAHNLLSAMIDNHIYWGNALDLDLRRITWRRVVDMNDRALRQFVGPLGGVTNGYPRESGFDITVASEIMAILCLASDLADLEARLGAIVIGYRRDKSPVFARDLKADGAMAVLLKDAMQPNLVQTLENNPALVHGGPFANIAHGCNSVVATRTALKLADYVVTEAGFGADLGAEKFFDIKCRMAGLQPAAAVIVATIRALKMNGGVAKTDLGTENVEALRQGCANLGRHVENVQRFGVPVIVAINHFSSDSEAEVDAVQAYAQSLGVEAVLCRHWAEGSAGIETLAQRVAALADSHVAAFKPLYADELPLFDKIETVARDIYGAGEVVADRTVRDQLSAFEEQGYGRLPVCIAKTQYSFSSDPDLLGAPTGHVLPVREVRLSAGAGFVVVVTGEIRTMPGLPRSPSAERIHLNAAGHIEGLF from the coding sequence ATGGGACGTCAGCCGTCGGATATCGAAATTGCGCGCCAGGCCCACAAGAAGCCGATCCAGGAGATCGGCCATCGGCTTGGCCTGTCCGCCGAAGATCTGATCCCCTATGGTCACGACAAGGCGAAGATCACACCCGCCTTCATCCGGTCGCTTGCCGGGCGTCCGGACGGCCGGCTCATTCTCGTCACGGCCATCAATCCCACACCGGCCGGCGAGGGAAAGACGACCACCACGGTCGGTCTGGGAGACGGTCTGAACCGCATCGGCAAACGGGCCATGGTCTGCCTCCGGGAGCCGTCGCTCGGCCCCTGTTTCGGCGTCAAGGGTGGCGCCGCTGGCGGCGGCTATGCGCAGATCGTGCCGATGGACGACATCAATCTGCACTTTACCGGCGATTTTCACGCCATCACCTCCGCCCACAATCTCCTGTCGGCCATGATCGACAACCATATTTATTGGGGCAATGCGCTGGACCTCGATCTGCGGCGCATCACATGGCGGCGGGTCGTCGACATGAATGACCGTGCCCTGCGGCAGTTCGTCGGCCCGCTGGGCGGCGTGACCAATGGCTATCCGCGGGAAAGCGGCTTCGATATTACCGTGGCCTCCGAGATCATGGCCATTCTTTGCCTGGCCTCGGATCTTGCCGATCTCGAAGCGCGGCTGGGAGCCATCGTCATCGGCTATCGCCGCGACAAGAGCCCTGTCTTTGCGCGCGATCTGAAGGCCGATGGTGCCATGGCCGTCCTTTTGAAGGATGCCATGCAGCCCAATCTGGTGCAGACGCTGGAGAACAATCCGGCTCTTGTGCATGGCGGCCCCTTCGCCAATATCGCGCATGGCTGCAATTCGGTGGTGGCGACGCGCACGGCGCTGAAGCTTGCCGATTATGTTGTGACGGAAGCGGGTTTCGGTGCCGATCTCGGCGCGGAGAAGTTCTTCGACATCAAGTGCCGCATGGCGGGCTTGCAGCCGGCGGCGGCCGTCATCGTCGCGACCATCCGGGCGCTCAAGATGAATGGCGGCGTGGCGAAAACCGATCTCGGCACCGAAAATGTCGAGGCCCTGCGCCAAGGATGCGCCAATCTCGGCCGGCATGTGGAGAATGTCCAGCGCTTCGGCGTGCCGGTGATCGTCGCCATCAACCATTTCTCTTCCGATTCGGAGGCGGAGGTGGACGCGGTGCAGGCCTATGCGCAGTCGCTTGGGGTGGAAGCGGTGCTGTGCCGGCACTGGGCGGAAGGCTCGGCGGGGATCGAAACGCTGGCGCAGCGCGTCGCAGCGCTTGCCGATTCGCACGTCGCAGCCTTCAAGCCGCTCTACGCCGATGAACTGCCGCTTTTCGACAAGATCGAGACCGTCGCGCGGGACATTTATGGTGCCGGCGAGGTGGTGGCGGACCGCACCGTGCGCGATCAGCTTTCCGCCTTCGAGGAGCAGGGCTATGGCAGGCTTCCGGTCTGCATCGCCAAGACGCAATATTCCTTCTCCAGCGATCCCGATCTGCTCGGCGCGCCGACAGGCCATGTGCTGCCTGTCCGCGAGGTGCGCCTCTCGGCCGGGGCCGGTTTCGTGGTGGTCGTGACGGGCGAGATCCGCACCATGCCCGGCCTGCCGCGATCGCCGTCTGCCGAACGTATCCACCTGAATGCGGCAGGCCATATCGAAGGCCTCTTCTGA
- a CDS encoding TonB-dependent hemoglobin/transferrin/lactoferrin family receptor yields MVARYRTLLMACTGLVALSLPSMTGAQDGKGAQDGAGSDATVLERVTIKGQRLAAQKGSATDSPLTSQTTAETLDNRQITEIEDLGRVVEPGVNFNRSTGAVNIRGLEGPRVLTTVDGIPLPFLSDPTRNATGGLDTVNFSSLSAVDVMRGADSSRAGPGALGGVLAYRTLEPEDLIGEGRDWGGIAKTSYDTADRTWRGAVAVAKRIDNTSVLFQGSYGKGHERDSNGDIGGYGTSRTEANPADVKDHNLLFKLRQELAGGHMLGITLEHYRKDRDSDLRTSQALTGNYRPGNYDGKGEVERDRASIDYKFESQEADSLIDSMWASLYIQKSKVMDGYDGFRSTSVIGPIGRENSSDEKDFGLIGAAQKSLEIGGNRHVFTFGFDLARLTSEQYSAGYDNCGPKPVRGTYTGALSACNNLHTNQADTPKVDGNRIGFYIDDEISLGETGFRLTPGLRFDWVRYEPQMTDAFARNASRPALPGTFEDTAVTPKIRLAYDVAPEIELYGQWAMGFRAPTTGELYSRFGAEGTYLRMGNPNLESETSHGFELGANLGDDAFGGRVNLFYNRYKNFIDSRSLTAAEAAAIGYNLADYRQGGISSYTNIARAEIFGVELSAQKVFANGLRLGGGVSALKGNDLENHTFLRSVPPLKAVASIGYDTESWGVGLDLIGVAASRADDGKAGNYFRTPGYGVVDVTAWWEPEQVKGLRINAGVYNVFDRTYYDYSSVRSNAAGQAREFYSEPGRSFKISLTQRF; encoded by the coding sequence ATGGTCGCTCGTTACCGCACACTGCTCATGGCCTGCACGGGTCTTGTGGCGTTGTCTCTTCCGTCAATGACCGGCGCGCAGGATGGGAAAGGCGCGCAAGACGGAGCCGGCAGCGATGCCACCGTCCTGGAGCGCGTAACCATCAAGGGACAGAGGCTGGCGGCGCAGAAGGGCAGCGCGACCGATTCGCCTCTGACCAGCCAGACCACGGCCGAGACGCTCGACAACAGGCAGATCACCGAGATCGAGGATCTCGGGCGGGTGGTCGAACCGGGTGTGAACTTCAACCGGTCGACGGGAGCGGTCAATATTCGCGGCCTGGAAGGTCCGCGCGTCCTCACCACGGTGGACGGAATTCCGCTGCCCTTCCTCTCCGATCCGACGCGCAACGCGACCGGCGGCCTCGATACCGTCAATTTCAGCTCCCTGTCTGCCGTCGATGTCATGCGCGGTGCCGATTCCAGCCGGGCCGGTCCGGGCGCCCTGGGCGGCGTGCTGGCCTATCGCACGCTGGAGCCTGAGGATCTGATCGGCGAGGGCAGGGATTGGGGCGGCATTGCCAAGACGAGCTATGATACGGCCGATCGCACCTGGCGCGGCGCCGTGGCCGTCGCCAAGCGGATCGACAATACCTCGGTCCTCTTCCAGGGCAGCTATGGCAAGGGGCATGAACGCGACAGCAATGGCGATATTGGCGGGTATGGCACAAGCCGGACGGAAGCCAATCCGGCCGATGTCAAGGATCACAATCTGCTGTTCAAGCTGCGCCAGGAACTGGCCGGCGGACATATGCTGGGCATCACGCTCGAACACTATCGCAAGGACCGCGACAGCGATCTGCGAACCAGCCAGGCGCTCACCGGCAATTACCGGCCCGGCAATTACGACGGCAAGGGCGAGGTCGAGCGTGATCGCGCCTCGATCGACTACAAGTTCGAAAGCCAGGAAGCCGATAGCCTGATCGATTCGATGTGGGCCTCGCTCTACATCCAGAAGTCCAAGGTCATGGACGGCTATGACGGCTTCCGCTCCACCTCCGTGATCGGCCCGATCGGCCGGGAAAACAGTTCCGACGAGAAGGATTTCGGCCTGATCGGCGCGGCGCAGAAGAGCCTCGAAATCGGCGGCAACAGGCATGTCTTCACCTTCGGCTTCGACCTTGCCCGCCTGACCAGCGAACAATATTCCGCCGGCTATGACAATTGCGGCCCCAAGCCCGTGCGCGGCACCTATACCGGCGCGCTCAGCGCCTGCAACAATTTGCACACCAACCAGGCGGACACGCCGAAAGTGGATGGCAACCGCATCGGCTTCTATATCGACGACGAAATCTCTCTCGGCGAGACCGGCTTCCGCCTGACCCCGGGCCTGCGCTTCGACTGGGTGCGCTACGAGCCGCAGATGACGGATGCCTTTGCCCGCAATGCTTCGCGTCCGGCTCTGCCCGGCACGTTCGAGGACACGGCCGTCACGCCGAAGATCCGCCTGGCCTATGATGTCGCGCCGGAGATCGAGCTTTACGGCCAATGGGCCATGGGCTTTCGTGCGCCGACCACGGGCGAGCTCTACAGCCGCTTCGGCGCGGAGGGCACCTATCTGCGGATGGGCAATCCCAATCTCGAATCCGAGACGAGCCATGGTTTCGAGCTCGGCGCCAATCTGGGTGACGATGCCTTCGGCGGGCGCGTCAACCTCTTCTACAATCGCTACAAGAACTTCATCGACTCGCGCAGCCTGACAGCTGCGGAGGCGGCTGCCATCGGCTATAATCTGGCCGATTACCGCCAGGGCGGCATTTCCAGCTATACCAATATCGCCCGTGCCGAGATTTTCGGCGTCGAGCTGTCGGCGCAGAAGGTTTTCGCCAATGGCCTTCGTCTGGGCGGCGGTGTGTCCGCGCTGAAGGGCAACGACCTTGAAAACCATACATTCCTGCGCTCCGTCCCGCCGCTGAAGGCGGTCGCCAGCATCGGCTATGACACTGAGAGCTGGGGTGTCGGCCTGGACCTGATCGGCGTTGCCGCCTCGCGCGCCGATGATGGCAAGGCCGGCAATTACTTCCGTACGCCGGGCTATGGCGTCGTCGATGTCACCGCCTGGTGGGAGCCGGAACAGGTCAAGGGCCTGCGCATCAATGCGGGCGTCTACAATGTCTTCGACCGTACCTATTACGATTACAGCTCGGTTCGGAGCAATGCTGCCGGCCAGGCGCGGGAGTTCTATTCGGAGCCGGGCCGCAGCTTCAAGATCTCGCTGACCCAGCGCTTCTGA
- a CDS encoding LuxR C-terminal-related transcriptional regulator: protein MEKLPAQFGFKAFSLMTVPAPTDRSLGAIMVKTTLPRRFISEFDAHNLLTQCPLSSMMKSMALPLGWRCDRSPRREAGLAFPDPQVRLMEAFGLPAGAAMTLHSSSNAAYIMRLDGERSLLTLPELNELGMLFLQAFRVFDRLQQAEKTPHARLTCRELEVLRWTSQGKTSSEIAEILSLSEYTVTAYLNKAIKKLDCVNRTQLVAKAIRLQLIT from the coding sequence ATGGAAAAGCTTCCGGCCCAGTTCGGCTTCAAGGCTTTCTCACTGATGACGGTACCGGCGCCGACGGATCGAAGTCTCGGCGCGATCATGGTGAAGACCACGCTGCCCCGGCGCTTTATCAGCGAGTTCGACGCCCATAATCTTCTGACCCAGTGCCCCCTATCCTCGATGATGAAAAGCATGGCGCTGCCGCTCGGCTGGCGCTGCGATCGCAGTCCCAGGCGCGAAGCGGGCCTGGCATTTCCCGATCCGCAGGTTCGCCTGATGGAGGCCTTCGGCCTTCCCGCCGGCGCGGCGATGACGCTGCATTCGTCCAGCAATGCCGCCTATATCATGCGGCTGGACGGCGAAAGATCCTTGCTGACCCTGCCGGAGCTCAACGAACTCGGCATGCTCTTCCTGCAGGCATTCCGCGTCTTCGACCGCCTGCAGCAGGCGGAAAAGACGCCGCATGCCCGATTGACCTGCCGCGAGCTGGAGGTTCTGCGCTGGACCTCCCAGGGCAAGACCTCCTCCGAGATCGCCGAGATCCTGTCTCTCTCCGAATATACGGTGACGGCCTATCTGAACAAGGCGATCAAGAAACTCGATTGCGTCAACCGGACACAGCTCGTGGCGAAGGCAATCCGGCTCCAGCTGATCACCTGA